From one Oscillatoria sp. FACHB-1407 genomic stretch:
- the mdh gene encoding malate dehydrogenase, with protein sequence MISLNPSPVYCQHAKVAIVGAGNVGGTLAQRIVERNLADVVLLDVVSGRPQGIALDLMEASGIEGHSRHISGTTNYADTAGSDIVVITAGLPRKPGMSRDDLLRTNAKIITDAAKQAIAHSPDALLIVVTNPLDVMTYLAWQASGLPTNRVMGMAGILDSARFQTFIALELGIAAADVNAMVLGSHGDLMVPLPRYSTVSGVPITDLFDASTIDRLIERTRNGGAEIVELMQTGGAYYAPASSTCVMIETILLNQPRLLPVAAYLHGQYGLEDIFIGVPARLGCRGVEGILELKLTEAESTALHSSAQAVRQNIEKALALL encoded by the coding sequence ATGATTTCACTTAACCCTTCCCCCGTTTACTGTCAGCATGCAAAGGTTGCGATTGTTGGTGCAGGTAACGTTGGCGGAACCTTGGCTCAACGCATTGTCGAACGTAATCTGGCAGATGTTGTGTTACTGGATGTCGTGTCAGGTCGTCCGCAGGGAATTGCACTCGATCTGATGGAGGCTAGCGGCATCGAAGGACATAGCCGTCACATCAGCGGTACGACTAACTATGCGGATACGGCTGGGTCTGACATTGTGGTGATTACCGCAGGCTTGCCTCGCAAACCCGGCATGAGTCGGGATGATCTGTTGAGGACTAACGCCAAAATCATCACAGATGCTGCAAAACAGGCGATCGCTCACTCTCCAGATGCTCTGCTCATCGTTGTCACTAATCCGCTGGATGTCATGACCTATCTGGCATGGCAAGCCAGTGGTCTACCCACAAACCGGGTGATGGGTATGGCAGGTATTCTTGACTCTGCCCGGTTTCAAACCTTTATTGCCCTGGAGTTGGGGATTGCTGCTGCCGATGTCAACGCGATGGTGTTGGGGAGTCATGGTGACTTGATGGTGCCTTTACCCCGCTATTCCACGGTGAGCGGTGTGCCCATTACAGATTTGTTTGATGCTTCAACCATTGATCGCTTAATCGAGCGGACACGCAATGGTGGGGCTGAAATTGTTGAATTGATGCAGACAGGCGGCGCGTACTATGCTCCTGCTTCTTCGACCTGTGTCATGATTGAAACGATTCTGCTCAATCAACCCCGTCTCTTGCCCGTAGCCGCTTACCTGCATGGTCAGTATGGGCTGGAGGATATTTTTATTGGTGTGCCCGCCCGCTTAGGCTGTCGCGGAGTGGAGGGCATTTTAGAACTGAAGCTGACTGAAGCTGAATCTACTGCACTTCATTCTTCTGCTCAGGCAGTGCGGCAGAATATCGAGAAGGCTCTGGCTTTGTTGTAA
- a CDS encoding dienelactone hydrolase family protein: MDIDGIGYLALPESGSGPGVIVLQEWWGLVPHIKSVADRFAAAGFVALAPDLFKGIQTTSPDEAGRLLMALNIDQTAQDLQVAARFLLGQEAVTLPKIGVVGFCMGGQLALLAATVSDNVGAVVDFYGIHPNVHPDFSKLTAPVLGIFAENDSFVPADAVKALAASIQEAGGAIATHTYPNTDHAFFNDTRPEVYNAEAATDAWSRTLDFLQKELAA, from the coding sequence ATGGACATTGACGGAATTGGCTACTTGGCGTTGCCAGAATCTGGATCAGGTCCAGGGGTGATTGTGCTACAGGAATGGTGGGGTCTGGTGCCTCACATCAAATCAGTTGCCGATCGCTTTGCAGCAGCAGGCTTTGTTGCTCTTGCTCCCGATCTCTTTAAAGGGATTCAAACCACCTCTCCCGATGAGGCGGGGCGATTGCTGATGGCACTCAACATTGACCAAACCGCTCAAGATTTGCAGGTTGCAGCCCGATTTTTATTGGGACAAGAGGCGGTGACCCTTCCCAAGATTGGGGTAGTTGGCTTTTGCATGGGTGGTCAACTGGCATTGTTAGCGGCAACTGTCAGCGACAATGTTGGAGCCGTCGTTGATTTTTATGGCATTCATCCCAACGTCCATCCCGACTTTTCTAAACTCACTGCTCCCGTTTTAGGGATCTTTGCTGAGAATGATAGTTTCGTTCCAGCAGATGCGGTTAAGGCGTTAGCAGCTTCCATTCAAGAGGCAGGAGGGGCGATCGCCACTCACACCTATCCCAACACCGACCACGCCTTTTTTAATGACACTCGCCCTGAAGTGTATAACGCTGAAGCAGCAACCGATGCCTGGAGTCGTACGTTAGACTTTCTTCAGAAGGAGTTAGCCGCATAG
- a CDS encoding NAD(P)H-quinone oxidoreductase subunit O, whose translation MAVKRGDIVRAVREKLDNSLEAKASDTRFPPYIFETKGEVVDARGDYVLVKFGHVPTPNVWLRADQLEKFE comes from the coding sequence ATGGCAGTTAAGAGAGGCGATATCGTCCGCGCAGTTCGAGAAAAGCTAGACAATAGCCTGGAAGCGAAGGCAAGTGATACCCGTTTCCCCCCTTATATTTTTGAGACAAAGGGTGAAGTCGTAGACGCACGAGGCGATTATGTGCTGGTCAAGTTTGGGCATGTGCCTACTCCAAATGTTTGGCTCCGAGCTGACCAACTCGAAAAATTTGAATAG
- a CDS encoding DMT family transporter, giving the protein MTSVTKPTAWQVGLILTLGIVSVSTAAIFIRLALAAADARGVGFSLVLAALRLTMAALLLVPAWRNFRSTSFQPNAMYYSLAAGGCLALHFGTWITSLSYTSIAASTTLVTTNPIWVALLSWVWFKEKPTVLTTTGIGVTLAGGVLVGLTGSETADAGSNPLLGNILALIGSWAVSLYFLLGREAQRRGLGIGSHAVLTYSTAALVLLPLPLLFNSAYTGYSGEVYLYIFLMALFPQAIGHTSFNWAVRWISPTLVTLVILAEPVGSGILGFIVFRENPGIRVLVGAVIILAGVAIAVLGSRKSAETEANQA; this is encoded by the coding sequence ATGACCTCTGTAACCAAGCCCACCGCATGGCAAGTCGGACTGATCCTCACGCTGGGGATTGTCTCTGTTTCGACAGCCGCTATCTTTATTCGTTTGGCATTAGCGGCGGCTGATGCTCGTGGGGTTGGGTTTAGTTTAGTCCTGGCAGCCCTGCGACTGACGATGGCGGCGTTGTTGCTGGTTCCAGCATGGCGTAATTTTCGGAGCACATCATTTCAACCCAACGCCATGTATTACTCATTAGCTGCGGGGGGTTGTCTGGCACTGCACTTTGGCACCTGGATTACGTCGCTGTCTTATACGTCGATCGCCGCTTCGACAACACTCGTAACCACTAATCCGATCTGGGTAGCGTTGTTGTCATGGGTGTGGTTTAAGGAAAAGCCAACGGTTCTAACAACCACAGGAATTGGCGTTACCCTGGCAGGGGGGGTGTTAGTTGGGTTGACGGGTTCAGAGACAGCGGATGCGGGTAGTAATCCTCTCTTAGGCAATATTCTGGCTCTGATCGGCTCCTGGGCAGTGAGTTTGTACTTTTTGTTGGGGCGGGAGGCGCAGCGACGGGGGCTTGGCATTGGTAGCCATGCGGTGTTGACCTATAGCACCGCTGCTCTGGTGTTGCTGCCGTTGCCGTTGCTGTTTAATTCGGCTTACACGGGCTATTCGGGGGAGGTGTACCTGTATATCTTTTTGATGGCGTTGTTTCCGCAAGCGATCGGGCATACCAGTTTTAACTGGGCGGTGCGCTGGATTTCACCGACTTTAGTGACGTTGGTGATTTTGGCGGAACCGGTTGGCTCAGGCATTCTGGGCTTTATCGTCTTTCGTGAAAACCCTGGCATTCGGGTGTTGGTTGGGGCGGTGATTATTCTGGCGGGGGTGGCGATCGCCGTCCTGGGTTCTCGTAAATCGGCTGAAACGGAGGCAAACCAAGCCTAG
- a CDS encoding LCP family protein: MSTRIYYPPSPQPKDPRRKPSKPNKNRGLWLVLGLLGVAMVSATAGALVAVSIASTPLMQTELSPEEAEVFDQENISTGMDFRLPRLSRPVNILVLGVKVLSSDVNEPPPETQDLGYHTLVNSFEGLSDTMLLLRFDPETSQLVVLSLPRDTRTWVEGVGLTKLNEANLYGGPALAASSTSDLLGGVPVDRYIRINVQGVEKLIDALGGVDIYVPYDMYYQDDSQHLYINLNQGDQHLNGSQALQFLRFRHDRNGDIGRIQRQQMMMRALMEQALSPATITRLPQILSVIQENLDTNLSVEELVALTSFASEMNRSSVQMLMLPGEFSSPTEYEVSYWLPSSSRIEEMAARYFEAGAVVDEEVIPDYVRVAIQDSTGDDPTIDRVIDTLGEAGFGNVIVDDPWSQPLRVTRIIAQDGDRETAEAIRQVLGTGEVRVESTGDLQSDVTIQLGQDWQEMHSATTDQ, encoded by the coding sequence GTGTCAACTCGAATTTATTATCCTCCCTCCCCTCAACCCAAAGATCCGCGACGAAAACCCTCTAAACCCAATAAAAATAGAGGACTCTGGCTAGTGCTGGGATTGTTGGGCGTGGCGATGGTGTCCGCAACCGCAGGGGCACTGGTGGCAGTGTCGATCGCCAGTACGCCGCTGATGCAAACAGAGCTAAGCCCCGAAGAAGCTGAGGTGTTTGATCAGGAAAACATCTCCACAGGAATGGATTTTCGCTTGCCGCGATTGTCTCGCCCTGTCAATATCCTCGTGTTGGGGGTTAAGGTATTGAGTTCTGATGTCAACGAACCTCCACCAGAAACCCAGGATTTGGGCTACCACACTCTGGTGAACTCGTTTGAGGGATTGTCTGACACAATGTTGTTGCTGCGGTTTGACCCAGAAACCTCGCAGTTGGTTGTGTTGTCGTTGCCCCGCGACACCCGCACCTGGGTTGAAGGAGTTGGGCTCACCAAGCTGAATGAAGCTAACCTCTATGGTGGTCCTGCACTAGCCGCTTCTTCAACCAGTGATTTATTAGGTGGGGTACCTGTCGATCGCTACATTCGCATCAACGTGCAGGGGGTTGAAAAGCTAATTGATGCTCTGGGGGGGGTGGATATTTACGTTCCCTATGATATGTACTATCAGGACGACAGCCAACACCTGTACATCAACCTCAACCAAGGGGATCAGCACCTCAACGGCAGTCAGGCATTGCAGTTTTTGCGCTTCCGGCACGATCGCAACGGGGATATTGGGCGCATTCAACGCCAACAGATGATGATGCGGGCGTTAATGGAGCAAGCTCTCAGCCCAGCTACCATTACCCGCTTACCCCAAATCTTATCGGTCATTCAAGAAAACCTCGACACCAACCTCAGCGTCGAAGAGTTGGTCGCGCTCACCAGCTTTGCTTCAGAAATGAACCGTTCCAGTGTGCAGATGTTAATGCTGCCAGGAGAATTTAGTTCTCCCACGGAATATGAGGTGAGTTACTGGTTACCCAGTTCCAGTCGCATTGAAGAGATGGCAGCCCGATACTTTGAGGCGGGTGCTGTGGTCGATGAAGAGGTCATTCCAGACTATGTCCGAGTTGCAATTCAAGATAGTACTGGCGATGATCCCACGATCGATCGCGTCATCGACACTCTAGGAGAAGCAGGCTTCGGCAACGTCATCGTTGATGACCCCTGGAGCCAACCGTTGAGAGTGACCCGCATTATTGCCCAAGATGGCGATCGCGAGACGGCTGAAGCGATTCGGCAAGTTCTGGGAACTGGAGAAGTTCGCGTTGAAAGTACAGGCGATTTGCAATCCGACGTCACGATCCAATTGGGGCAAGACTGGCAAGAAATGCACTCAGCAACCACAGATCAATGA
- a CDS encoding L,D-transpeptidase produces MSTVNPCMQRFEWSKPFPLFSRQVAIALSIGATQVIFGSTPAIANTPLPLTPLHPSFSFSYVDVRIPDLPPLAAPSNYLPTIEEPEPHIVLKLGQRRVYLYQGDRVLASYPVAIGRSDTPTPTGRFQVFQMIENPRWQNPWTGEVTPPGPNSALGVRWIGFTRMPNGIIGFHGTPTLSSIGRAASNGCVRMRNEDVVALFAQIEMGTTVIVEP; encoded by the coding sequence ATGTCAACGGTTAACCCTTGTATGCAACGGTTTGAATGGTCTAAACCTTTCCCTTTATTCTCTCGTCAGGTTGCGATCGCCCTTTCTATCGGAGCAACCCAGGTCATTTTCGGCTCCACTCCTGCGATCGCCAACACTCCTCTACCACTCACGCCGCTTCATCCGTCGTTCTCATTTTCCTACGTTGATGTTCGTATTCCCGATTTGCCGCCGCTGGCTGCGCCATCCAACTATCTGCCGACGATTGAGGAGCCAGAACCCCACATTGTGTTGAAGCTGGGGCAACGCCGAGTCTATCTATATCAGGGCGATCGCGTCTTAGCCAGTTACCCCGTGGCGATTGGGCGATCGGATACACCCACTCCAACGGGTCGCTTTCAAGTATTTCAGATGATCGAAAACCCTCGCTGGCAAAATCCCTGGACGGGTGAAGTCACCCCACCGGGGCCCAATAGTGCGCTGGGAGTACGTTGGATTGGCTTTACTCGAATGCCCAATGGCATTATCGGATTTCACGGCACACCGACCCTTTCGTCGATTGGACGGGCTGCCTCAAATGGGTGCGTACGGATGCGAAATGAGGACGTTGTGGCGTTGTTTGCTCAGATCGAAATGGGTACAACGGTCATTGTTGAACCGTAG
- a CDS encoding SDR family oxidoreductase, whose protein sequence is MKKLLVTGASGFLGWNVCQAAQANWQVYGTYATHPVTISGVTTLKVDLTDYRALQELFQSLQPDAVIHLAAQSSPNVCQTQPEAAYAINVTASANLAGLSGDRAIPCVFTSSDLVFDGRNAPYTETDPVCPISHYGEQKVLAEQEMRSRHPGVAVCRMPLMFGYAPNAVSFLQPFLQTMRSGKPLSLFVDEVRTPVSGRDAAQGLLLALEQVQGYLHLGGCDRLSRYEFGRHMVEVLELTEANISACRQADVPMPAPRPADVSLDSSKAFELGYNPGSIREELAFLRDVL, encoded by the coding sequence ATGAAAAAACTGTTAGTGACGGGTGCCAGTGGGTTCTTAGGGTGGAATGTTTGTCAGGCGGCTCAAGCCAATTGGCAAGTCTATGGCACCTATGCAACCCATCCAGTGACAATTTCTGGTGTGACAACGTTGAAGGTTGACCTGACTGACTACAGGGCTTTGCAGGAGCTATTTCAGTCGCTACAACCCGATGCGGTGATTCACCTAGCGGCGCAATCTAGCCCTAATGTGTGTCAAACCCAACCTGAAGCGGCTTATGCAATTAATGTCACTGCCTCAGCAAATCTAGCGGGCTTGAGTGGCGATCGCGCTATTCCCTGTGTGTTTACTTCCAGCGACCTGGTGTTTGACGGACGAAACGCCCCTTACACAGAAACTGATCCGGTGTGTCCCATCAGTCACTACGGCGAGCAAAAAGTGTTGGCAGAGCAAGAAATGCGATCGCGCCATCCGGGGGTGGCGGTTTGTCGTATGCCGTTGATGTTTGGCTACGCACCGAATGCCGTCAGCTTTCTTCAGCCCTTTCTCCAAACGATGCGATCGGGGAAGCCCTTAAGCCTGTTTGTGGATGAGGTTCGTACTCCTGTTAGCGGTCGGGATGCGGCTCAAGGTTTGTTGCTGGCACTCGAACAGGTACAAGGTTACCTGCATTTGGGAGGATGCGATCGCCTGTCTCGGTATGAGTTTGGTCGTCACATGGTGGAAGTTCTGGAGTTGACGGAGGCGAATATCAGTGCCTGTCGGCAAGCCGATGTGCCCATGCCTGCGCCTCGCCCTGCTGATGTCTCACTTGACAGCTCCAAAGCCTTTGAGTTGGGATACAATCCCGGTTCTATTCGCGAGGAGTTAGCGTTTCTGCGAGACGTGCTTTAA
- a CDS encoding ATP-binding response regulator, whose protein sequence is MYDLFNLFFSEAFIPHGHCYLWKPSLVWLHLLSDSFIGLAYYSIPLTLSYFVRRRQDLPFNWIFLLFAAFIVACGTTHLMEVWTLWHPVYWFSGAIKVFTAIVSVFTAVQLIPLVPKALALPSPAQLEQANRELKLYQNQLEDLVAARTAELVAANQQLQQEISDRKQAELERERLLAQLQEANALLDTLFNNAPIGIGLWDERSRYVRLNQALADINGLPQDVHIGKTVAELLPTVSANVTEAFRHVLTTGESLLNQEAMGETPAMPGKQRFWLVSYYPIRLPRNITWVGAVCEEITERKRAEAEREDLLVRERAAREEAEAANRTKDEFLAVLSHELRSPLNPILGWAQLLRTRKFDEVGTARALETIERNARLQTQLIEDLLDVSRILRGKMVLNVEPVSLVLPIEAALETVQLAAEAKNIQIDTHLDHQIKPIAGDSNRLQQIVWNLLSNAIKFTPEGGRVEVKLESVESLDITQSDGSTQNSTSKLQPLYNYAQIQVSDTGQGINPAFLPRVFDYFRQADGSTTRKFGGLGLGLAIVRHLVELHGGTVHAASPGEGMGATFTVKLPLMTNVPQSTLNSEPISSTIDLSDVQVLVVDDEADMRDLMTTVLQEYGAKTQVATSATEAIALITQSKPDILLSDIGMPGEDGYMLVRKLRQMSPEQGGTIPAIALTAYAGEINRQKALLAGFQLHVPKPIEPTELVKAIASLVGSQP, encoded by the coding sequence ATGTACGACTTATTCAACTTATTCTTCTCAGAGGCGTTTATTCCTCATGGGCATTGTTATCTTTGGAAACCAAGTCTGGTCTGGCTCCACCTCCTCTCAGACTCCTTCATCGGTTTAGCGTATTACTCCATTCCGCTAACCCTGTCTTATTTTGTGCGGAGACGACAAGATCTCCCCTTTAACTGGATATTTTTGCTCTTTGCGGCATTCATTGTCGCCTGTGGAACGACTCACCTGATGGAAGTCTGGACGCTGTGGCATCCGGTCTATTGGTTTTCTGGAGCCATTAAGGTGTTTACCGCGATCGTTTCTGTGTTCACAGCAGTTCAACTCATTCCACTTGTACCAAAAGCCCTAGCCCTCCCCAGTCCGGCTCAATTAGAACAGGCAAACCGCGAACTTAAGCTCTATCAGAACCAATTGGAAGATTTGGTGGCAGCCCGAACGGCTGAACTGGTGGCTGCAAACCAGCAGTTGCAGCAAGAAATTAGCGATCGCAAACAGGCTGAGTTAGAAAGAGAACGTCTCTTAGCTCAACTGCAAGAAGCTAACGCACTGCTCGACACCTTGTTTAATAACGCGCCGATTGGCATTGGGTTGTGGGATGAGCGATCGCGGTATGTGCGCCTCAACCAGGCGTTGGCTGATATCAATGGCTTGCCCCAAGATGTTCATATTGGTAAGACCGTAGCTGAGTTATTACCCACAGTGAGTGCAAATGTGACAGAGGCGTTTCGTCATGTCCTGACAACAGGGGAATCATTGTTAAACCAGGAGGCAATGGGTGAAACGCCAGCGATGCCTGGTAAACAACGGTTCTGGCTGGTCAGCTATTACCCCATTCGGTTACCGAGAAATATCACCTGGGTTGGTGCAGTGTGCGAGGAAATTACAGAACGAAAACGAGCCGAGGCTGAACGGGAAGATCTCCTGGTTCGAGAACGGGCAGCACGAGAAGAGGCAGAAGCCGCAAACCGTACGAAAGACGAATTTTTAGCGGTGTTATCGCATGAGTTGCGATCGCCCCTCAACCCCATCTTGGGCTGGGCGCAGTTGCTTCGCACCCGCAAATTTGACGAAGTCGGGACCGCTCGTGCCTTAGAAACGATTGAACGCAACGCCCGGTTGCAAACTCAGCTGATTGAAGATTTGTTGGATGTCTCCCGGATCTTACGGGGAAAAATGGTACTTAACGTCGAACCTGTCAGTTTAGTGTTGCCTATTGAAGCGGCATTAGAAACGGTGCAACTGGCGGCAGAAGCGAAAAATATTCAGATTGACACGCACCTCGATCACCAGATCAAACCGATCGCAGGAGACTCTAACCGACTCCAGCAAATTGTTTGGAATCTTCTGTCAAACGCGATTAAGTTCACGCCAGAGGGTGGACGAGTGGAGGTGAAGTTGGAGAGTGTTGAGAGCCTAGACATAACTCAGTCAGACGGCTCAACTCAAAACTCAACCTCCAAACTTCAACCCTTGTACAACTATGCTCAGATTCAAGTGAGTGATACGGGTCAGGGCATTAATCCAGCCTTTTTGCCGCGTGTGTTTGATTACTTTCGCCAAGCTGATGGCAGCACCACTCGTAAATTCGGCGGGTTGGGGTTGGGGTTGGCGATCGTTCGTCATCTGGTTGAACTCCACGGAGGCACAGTTCATGCTGCCAGTCCTGGTGAAGGCATGGGAGCAACGTTCACCGTTAAGTTGCCGCTGATGACAAACGTGCCCCAATCAACGCTAAATTCAGAGCCGATCTCCAGTACCATCGATTTAAGTGATGTTCAAGTGCTTGTGGTGGATGATGAAGCCGATATGCGCGACCTGATGACGACTGTTTTACAGGAATATGGAGCCAAAACCCAGGTGGCTACCTCTGCGACTGAGGCGATCGCCCTGATTACCCAATCCAAACCCGACATTTTACTGAGCGATATTGGGATGCCCGGAGAAGATGGCTACATGTTAGTGCGTAAACTGCGACAAATGTCCCCGGAGCAGGGAGGCACCATTCCGGCGATCGCCCTGACTGCCTATGCCGGAGAGATTAATCGTCAGAAAGCACTCCTGGCAGGATTTCAACTCCACGTTCCCAAGCCAATTGAACCGACAGAGTTGGTGAAGGCGATCGCAAGTCTGGTGGGCTCCCAGCCATAA